A stretch of DNA from Curtobacterium sp. MCBD17_035:
GCATCATCGGCCTCGGGCACCACCAGCCCGCCCGGATCATGACGAACGACGACCTCGCGGCGATCGTCGACACGAACGACGAGTGGATCCGGACCCGAACCGGGATCCGCACGCGGCACATCGCCTCCGAGGCCGACACCGTCACGAGCATGGCGATCGAGGCCGGCCGTGCCGCCATCGCCGACGCGGGCATCGACCCCGCCGAGATCGACCAGGTGTTCGTCGCGTCGACCTCCGCCACCGACCGCGCGCCGTACACCGCCGGACGCGTCGCCGTCGCGCTCGGGCTCACTGCCGGCCCGGCGCCCATCGACATCAACACCGCCTGCTCCGGCTTCGAGTACGCGCTCGCCCTCGCCGACCAGTCCATCCGGCTCGGCAGCGCCACGACCTCGCTCGTGATCGCGTCCGAGAAGATCTCCGGCCTCGTCGACTGGACCGACCGGTCGACGTGCGTCCTCATCGGCGACGCAGCCGGAGCCGCCGTCGTCCAACGCAGCGACACCGCCGAGATCGGCCCGGTGTCCTGGGGGAGCGTCCCGCACCTGCTCGAGGCCGTGCTCGTCGACGGGGACCCGCAACGGTTCTCGCAGGAAGGCCGCTCGATCTACCGCTGGGCGATCACCGAGGCGGAGGGGCACGCGCGCCGCATCGTCGAGAAGGCCGGGATGACGATGGACGAGATCCAGGTGCTCGCGTTCCACCAGGCGAACCTCCGGATCATCGAGCCGCTCGCCAAGGCGCTCGGGGGCGACACGAAGTTCGTGATCACCGACGTGCAGGAGTCCGGGAACACCTCGGCCGCGAGCGTGCCGCTCGGGTTGTCGAAGGCGTGGGCGGCCGGGAAACTGCCCGAGGGCGTGCCCGCGCTGCTGTTCGGGTTCGGCGGGGGCTTCGCGCACGCCGGACAGGTCGTCCGGACGCCGGTCCGGCGGGGCTGAGTCCACCGTCGGTGCGGCCGTGGCGCGCCCGGCCCGCTCGCTACGACGCGGGCGTGTCCGTGCCCGTGTCCGGGTCGGCCCAGAGGTCGTCCGTGTCGGCCGGACGACGCCAGGGCAGGGCGCGCTGCCGGCGCCGCGAGGTCCCGGCCTCGACGCCCGGGGCGACGTCGCGCCCGCGTCGAGCCCGCTCGGGGCGCGGCGACACCGGGAGCGGGAAGTGTGCCGGCGGCGGGCCGAACGCCGTCCGCGAGCCGTCGATCACCTTGCGGCCGAGCGCGTGGTTCCCGACGCCGCCGATGACAGCGCCGATCCCGAACGGCACCGCGCGGCCGAGCACGCTCGCCCCCTGCCGCGCCAGGAAGCGCTTGACGAACGAGTCACGGAGCCGCCCGCCGATGCCGCTGACGACCGAGCGGGGCAGGCTCGACGTGACGAGTTCGCCCCAGAACGCCGTCCGCGTCGGGCCACCCCCGGCCTGGGCCGCGAGCTGCTTGACGAGCGAGGTTCCGGGCGCGCCGAGGATCATCGCCATCACGAGCGTCCGCGCTCGTTCGGGGTCGGTCACCGCGATGCCGTGCACCTCGGTGACCGACTGGGCGAACAGGGCGCTCGCCTCGAGGAACGCCGCCGTCTCCGCGCCCGTGAGGCCGAGGCTCGTCGCGAACCCGACCCCGGGGATCACCGCGCTCGCTCCGACCGCGGCGCCGCCCGTCGACACGGCGGTGAGGTACTGGCGCTCGAGGATCGCGATGACCTCGGCCGGTGTGGCGTCCGGGCGGCGCCGACGGATCCGGTCGACGTGTGCGACCACCACCGGGCGTTGCACGCTGAGCACGCGGTCGAGCGTCGCCGACCAGCGAGTGGACGCCAGGCCGCTCGGGCCGGGTACGTCGGTCTGCGCCTCGACCGAGGTGTTGTCGGTCGGGACCGTGACGGGAAGGGGGACGATGGCGTTTCGATCGCCCGGGGTGCCTCGTTTGGCCATTCGTGCACCCTACGCTCGGCGGTTTCGCGGGTGCCGGGGCCGGTGCGTTCCGCCCGCCCTGCCTGCGCGCTTCTTCCGCTTCAGACTGCGCGTCGGGGCGGCGATGGGGCGGAGGGGTAAGCCCGCGCGGGGGAGCGTCGGCAGCTCGGCCCGCGGGCGGCGTCGGCGTCGTGGACGCGTGCTGGCGGCGTGGACGCCGGTCGTGCGCTCCGGGGATCCGTGAACGGGGCCCGTACCGACCGTGCGCGCCCGGCGGTTGCCGGTCCGGCGGGGACGAGGTGGGCCTCCCGGTCGGTGGCGGCACCGGCGGCTGTCGGCGGCGCGACCAGAGCGGGCGTGACGAGTCGACGGCATGCAGTGATGCTCGTGGAGCAGGGGCGCGCCCACGCACCGGGAGCACTGGACTGGGGACGGGCCTGCTCGTGGATCACCTGGGGAGGAGTGTCGTCACCGTCGGAAGCGAGTGGTGCGTCACCTGGTGACGGTCCCGCTGTCGTCCGTCATCGGTGATGTCGTCGTATGCGCGGGAACCAGATGCACGCGTCTTCGGTGACGGTGTGCGTGTCGGACGACCGCCGACCTGTCGGGAAACCAGCGGGAGCGGCGGGGCGGCGTCAGCGGCGCGCGAGCACCGCTCGGAGGGGGTGGTCCTGCCCCTCGAGGATGAGCTGCGCGCCGATGCCGGTCCGGGCGTTGACGATGACCGGCGCGAGCAGGTTCACCGTCGTGCCGCTCTCGGCGGGGTTCGCGACGACGAGGAGCATCGCCTCGCCCGCGTCGCGGAGGTCGAGGAGCGCGGTCTGCTCCTCGGTGATGACGGGCGTGTAGTCGGGCAGGTGCACGGCGGCGTCGAGGACGAACAGGCGTGGGTCCTCGGTGCCGGCAGCGGTGGTGCCGTGCCCGGCGAGGGCGAAGAGCCCCTCGGCACCGGTGACCTCCTGCAGGGTGAACGACGTCAGGGGTTCGAGACCGAACGGTGGGACGGTGAACGTCAGCGGGATGTTCATGAGAGGTAGTCCATCAGGGTCGGCTGCAGCGTCTTCGCGGTGACGGCGAGGGCTGCCTGGTAGTTGGTCTGCTGGAGCTGCAGGTCGAGGATCGCCTTGGCCACGTCCTTGTCCTCGATCTGGGAGCGCTGTCCCTCGAGGTCGGTGGACCGGGACGCGAGCGTCGACTGCGCGGCGATGACCGAGGAGTGTCGGGTGCCGACGTCGCCCTGGACGCCACGGACGGCGGCGATGCGGCTGTCGACCTGACTGATCCGCGCGCTGACGTCGGCACCGGACTGCAGGTCGCTGCTGATGTCGTCGATGAGGCTGAACACCGAGTCACTCCCGGTCCCGAAGACGGCGCTACCGTCGGTGTCGACGCGCACGGTCGTCCCCGACGCGATCCGGCGCTGCACGCCGACGTCGGTGCCGTCGGTCGACCCGTTGTAGGTGAAGTCGCTGCCGTACGCGGCGGACGCGTCCGTGTTGCCGGCGAAGACGGCCCGACCGCCGTACTGCGTGTTGGCGTCCTGGAGCAGGTCCTGCTTGAGTCCCTGGAGCTCGGTGACGATCGCGTTCCGGTCGGTGTCGTTCAGGGTGCCGCTGTTGGATCCCTGCACGGTGAGGTCCCGGACCTTGTTCATGACCGAGTACACGCTCGCGAGCGCGGAGTCGGTCGTGGCCAGCCACCCGGCGCCGTCGTCGGCGTTGCGGGAGTACTGCGCGTTCTGGGCCTGGGCGCTCCGCACGGTGATCGACTTGCCGGTACCGCTGGGGTCGTCCGACGGGACGGTGATGTTCTTCAGGCTCGACGCCTGGTCCTGCAGCTGCGCGAGCCGCGCGGCACCGGTCTGGAGACGCTGTTGCGCCGCCGCCATGGACATCTGGGTCGTGACACGAGTGAGCATGACGATCAGCTGATCCCGACGACGCCGACGTGGTTGATGAGGGTGTCGAGCATCTGGTCGACCGCGGTGAGCACGCGCGCGGCCCCCTGGTAGGCGTGCTGGTAGGTGAGCAGGTTCACGTTCTCCTCGTCGAGGTCGACGCCGGCCCCGGACTGCTGCTGCGTCTTGGCGCTCGTCGCGGCGAGTCCGGTGAGGGTGGTCTGGGTCGCGGCCGTCCTCGACGTCGTGCCGATGCCGGTGACGACGTCCGACCAGGTCCGGTCGGGGGCGTCCGCGGCGGAGCCGATCTGGCCGATGGTGTCCGCGATGCTGCCGCTGTACGAGCCGTCCCCGGTCCGGACGGCGATGCCGGCGGCGTCGGTCGGGACGACGGTGAGGCCCTGCGCGGCCGGGACACCGGCCGCGATCGCGAAGAAGTCCGTGCCGGTGGCACCCGCGGGGGTGTACCCGGTCTCGTGCACGGCGTTCACCTGCGTGGCGAGCGCGGTCGCGACACGGTCGTACCCCGCGGAGGCCTCGGCGAGGGCGCCCCCGGTGCCGTCGGCGTTCGCGGGCGCGAGGACGCTGAGCGTGCCGGCGATGCTGCCGCCGTCCAGTGTGACGGCCGAGCCGGACCCGCCGACCCACGACAGGGTCACCGGGGAGGCGGCGGCGCCGCGCAGCGTGTCGGAGCCGGTGACGGCCACGGCGTGGGCGGACGTGCCGTCGACGATCGCGTTCCCGCCGATGACCACGTCGACCGTGCCGTCGCCGTTGTCCCGCACCGTGGCGCCGGACAGGGACGCCATCTGTTCGGTGAGCACGTCGCGTTGGTCCATCAACTCGTTCGTCGAGCCGCCCCCTGCGGCCGTGGTGCGGATGCGGTCGTTGAGCGCCGCGACCTGGGTCGCCGCGGTGTTGAGCTGCCCGACCGCGTCGCCGACGTCGGACCGCGCGGAGGCCCACTGCGCGTCGATCGCCTGGGATCCGGTCCGCAGCGTGCTCGCCACCTGCGTGGCCGAGCTGAGCACGACGCCGCCGGACGCGGTGTCCCCGGGGTTGTTCTGGAGGTCGGACCAGGCCGACCACATCGTGTCCAGCTGGCTGGACAGTCCGTTCGCCCCGGGTTCGTTCAACGACGTCTCGAGGTCGGACAGTGCGGATGAGCGAGCCGACGCGTACCCGGAGGCGGACGCGGAGGCACGGACCTGCGTGTCGAGCGTCATGGTCGCGAGTCGGGCGATGCCGTCGACGGAGACGCCCTGGCCGGCGGTCGCGACCGTACCGGTGAGGAGCCCGGTCGCGGCGACCGGCGGGATGGACGTCTGCGTGATCCGCTGCCGGGTGTACCCGGTCGTCCCCGCGTTCGCGATGTTCTGACCCACGACGTCGAGTCCGGCACGCGCCGCGGAGAGCCCGGAGTAGGCGGTTGCGAGCGATCCGAAGGTGCTGACCATGACTACAGGCTCCCGTCGAAGAAGTGCGCACCGGCGGCGCCGGCGTCGGCGGACCCGCGGCCGTCGTACGTCGCGACCTCGCCGACCGCACCGGCCAGGGTCTCCTGCGTGGCGCGCGCCGCCGCTCGGAGGAACCGCTCGTTCTCGTCCCGCAGCGCGGCGACCTGCGCGGTCAGCTCGATCATCGCGCGGAGGTGCGCAGCGAGGATCTCGCCCCACGGCCCCTCCGGCGCGGCGGCCGACACGATCTCGCGGAGGGGTGCGTCGGTCGGCGCGCCGAGATGCTCGGCGACGGCGGCGCTCTCGACGCTGCGCTCGAGGCCGACGGCGCGCAGCCGCTCGAGGACCTGTTCGACCTCACGGCTCGCGTGGTCGACCCACCGCGAGCGTCCGGCGGTCAGGAGCAGCTGCTCCTCCTCGAGCTTGAAGGTGAGGAGCTCGAGGAGCTCGCGTTCCCGCCACAGCACGGCGGACAGTTCGTTCATGCCCAAGGTCTCCTCCCGGTGATCGGCTCGCTGCGTCGACGAGCACTATCGGTCCGCACGTCCACCGCCGTTAGGAGCGACGGTGGGAGCGACCTGGGCGCACTAGCCGAACCCCCGGAGGGGCACCAGTGGCACCGCGCCTCCACTTCGGGGGGACGGGAACCGCCTTGTCCCCCGAAATGCCGACCCAGGGCGCCCAGGAAACCCCCGGACTGGGGCCGGTGGAGGTCTCCTGTCCCCCTCAGCTCGTCGATAGGTTCATGACTGCACCGCGGGCGACCGCACCGATCATCGAGGGGGAGACACCGGATGGACCGCACGGCACGGAACGCACTCGTGGTGGAGAACCTCCCGCTGGTGGGGTACCTCGTCGCCGAGGTCTGCGCCCGTGCGACCCACCTGTCGCGCGACGACATGGCCTCCGTCGGTGCCCTGGCGCTCGTCACCGCCGCGGACGCGTACGACCCCTCGCTCGGGGTGCCGTTCGGTGCGTACGCCCGCACGCGCATCACCGGGGCGTTCGCCGACGACATGCGCGCCGGCGACTGGGCCAGCCGTGGGACGCGCAAGCGCATCAAGGAGACGCTCGCCGTGCAGGACACCCTGACGGCGCAGCTCGGACGCGCGGTGTCGGTCCAGGAGCTCGCGGACGCCATGGGGGTCGACCGCCAGTCCGCGGCGGACGCCCTCGCCGACGCGGGCCGGACGGTCACCACGATCGACGAGACCGTGCACGACTCGCTCGCGGCCGAGGTCCCGCTGCCCGGTGACGACCTCCTCGCCACCGAGCGCACCCGCTACCTCCGCGCCGCCGTCGCCGCTCTGCCGGAGCGCATGCGGTTCATCGTCGAGGCCGTGTACTTCGGCGACCGCACCGTCACCGAGGTCGCCGAGGAGCTCGGGATCACCCACTCGGCGGTGTCGCAGCAGCGGTCCGAGGCGATGCGCCTGCTCCACGACGGCCTGACCGCCCACTACGGCGACAGCGACGACGTCGTCGTCGAGCCGCGCTCCCGCACGACGGCCGCGCGACGCAGCGCCTACCTCGCACGGGTCGCCTCGAACGCGGCGGTCGGCATGGCCCGCGCCGTGATCGAGCCCCTCGCCGGAACTGCCGCCGCGGCGAGCTGAGAACGTCGGGAGCACGGCACGCGGAAATCGGTCCGCACCGTCTCCTAACGGCTCCGGCCGCACGGCCGAGAGTCCTCGATGCCAGCCCATGGACGGGCCGGCGCACCACACCCACGTTTCACGGAGGAAATCACCATGGGTATGTCCATCAACACCAACCTCTCGGCACTCGACACGTACCGGAACCTCAACGCGACCCAGAACGACCTGTCGAACTCGCTCGAGAAGCTCTCGAGCGGTCTGCGGATCAACAAGGCCGCCGACGACGCCGCCGGTCTGTCGATCTCCGAGGGCTTGAAGTCGCAGGTCGGTGGCCTCACGGTCGCGGCCCGCAACGCCCAGGACGGCATCTCCGTCGTGCAGACCGCTGAAGGTGGCCTCACCGAGGTCCACTCGATCCTCCAGCGCATGCGTGACCTCGCCGTGCAGGCCGGCAACGACTCGAACAACGCCGACTCGCGCACCGCGATCACGACCGAGGTCTCGTCGCTCCAGTCGGAGCTCAGCCGCATCGCCTCGTCCACGAACTTCAACGGCACGTCGCTGCTCAACAGCAACAGCACGCTGAAGTTCCAGGTCGGCGCGAACGGTGACGCCAACAGCCAGATCTCGGTCGACCTGTCCGGCGCCAACGTGAACAAGGTCGTCGACGCGCTCGGCGCGACGCAGTCCGACGGCACCGCGTTCACGATCAAGAGCGGCACGAACATCAACACCGCCTTCCAGGGCAAGTCGCTCTCGTTCGAGGCCGGCAAGGGCACCTCGTCGGACCTCAAGGTCACGACGGGCACCCTCACGGGCTCGAACGCCGACGGCACGTTCACGTCGGTCGACGATCTCGTGTCCTCGCTGAACGGTGACGCCACGTTCTCGAAGAACTTCACCGCCACCGCGGTGAAGGACGTGAACGGCGCGACCACCGGCTTCAACGTCCGCGCGAACGACGGCAGTGCGGTCGACACCGCCAGCCCGCTCGGGACGGCGGACACCACCGGCACCCTGACGGGCGCCGCCGGTTCGTCCACGACGGGCCTGCAGTTCGACACCGCGGACCACGCTCAGGCGGCGATCCGTGCCATCGACGCGCAGATCACGGCCGTGTCGACCGCCCGCTCGAACCTCGGTGCCGTCCAGAACCGCTTCGATCACGCCATCAACGTGACGAACGTGGCGAAGGAGAACCTCACCGCGGCGCAGTCGCGGATCACCGACGTCGACATGGCGGAGGAGATGGTCAACTACACGCGCGACAACATCCTGAGCCAGGCCGGCACGGCGATGCTCGCGCAGGCGAACCAGAGCACGCAGGGCGTCCTCTCGCTGCTCAAGTAACACCCCTGGCGGCCGCCGCCGTACGGATCCGTTCGGGTGATCCGTGCGGCGGCGTCGCTGCCGTCGAACGACCGGAAGGAGCCCCACGGTGTCCACCACCTCCGCCTTGACGACCACCTCGACGTCGGCATCGGGCACGCTCGGCATCGACGGCCTCGCCAGTGGCCTCGACACCACGAGCATCATCAACTCGCTCATGTCGATCGAGCAGCTGCCGCAGTCGCTGCTCCAGGACAAGGTCACGTCGACGAGCGCGTTCATCTCGTCGCTGCAGACGATCAACGGCCTGTTCGCGACGATGGCGACGAAGGCCACGGCCGCCGCCACGAGCACCTCCCTCAACCTCCTCACCGCGTCGAGCTCGTCCTCCGCGGTCACCGCGAGCGTGTCGAGCACCGCGGCCGCCGGGAGCGTCAGCTTCACGGTCGGGAGCACCGCCGCAGCGCAGGTCGGTGTCACCGCCGCGATGACGACGTGGTCGAGCAGCGCGCCGACGCTCACACTCGTCTCCGCGAGCGGTGCGAAGACCGAGATCAGCCCCGCCTCCGGCTCGCTCGACGACGTCGTCAGCGCGATCAACAAGGCGGGCGCCGGCGTCACCGCGACGAAGGTCGCCGCGGGGACGACGGCCGACGGCACGAAGCAGTACCGGCTCCAGCTCACCGCGACGGCCTCGGGGTCGGCGGGCGCGTTCACCCTCTACCGCGGCTCGGGCAGCGACGTCGACGCGGGGACCGCGACGAACGTCCTCACCGAGTCCGGTGCCGCCGTCGTGCAGCAGGCGTCCGACGCCTCGGTCACGCTGTGGGCGGGCACCGCGGCCGCGCAGACGATCACGAGCTCGACGAACACGTTCACCGACCTCGTGCCCGGACTCACCGTGAACGTGTCGGCGGTGTCCGCGTCGCCGGTCACGGTCACCGTCGCCCAGGACACGACGAAGGCCACCGCCGTCGCGTCCGGCCTGGTCGACGCGCTCAACGCGATCACGAGCTACTACTCGTCGAACACGAGCGTGTCGACGTCGACGAGCGCCACCGACGGCTCGCAGTCCACGACCGCGGGCGTGCTCCTCGGCGACGCGACAACGCGGGACGCCGTGCAGCAGATCACGAGCGCGATGTCGACACCGGTGAACGGCCAGTCCCCGTCCTCGATCGGCATCGAGATCACGAAGGACGGCGACTTCACCTTCGACTCCGACGCGTTCCGGGCCGCGCTCGCGACGGACCCCGCCGGCACGCAGAAGATCCTCTCGGGCCTGGCGCAGAACGTCGCGAACGTCGCGAACGGTGCGTCCGACAAGTACAGCGGTTCGATCACGACCGCGATCACGGGGCAGCAGTCCGTGGTCACGGACCTCAACCAGCAGATCAGCGACTGGGACACGCGGCTCGCGGACCGCCGTGCGACGCTGCAGGAGGAGTACACGAACCTCGAGACGAACCTGTCCACCCTGAAGTCGCAGTCGACCTGGCTCACGAGCCAGATCTCGTCGCTGCCCTCGTACTCGTCGTCGAGCAAGTGACCCGATGAACGCCTTCGACCTCGCCTCCGCCGCCGCGTTCCGTCGCGCCGCCGCCGAGGGCACCGCCGCTGACGACCGTCGCCGCGCGCAGTACGCGACCCAGTCGGTGCTGTCCGCGACCCCGGCCCAGCTCGTCACGATGCTCTACGACCGGCTGCTCCTCGACCTGCACCGCGCCGAGCAGGCGCAGACCACCGCCGACTGGTCGACCGCTCGGGAGCAGCTCATGCACGCGCAGGCGATCGTGGGGGAGCTGTCCACGTCGCTCCGCATCGACGTGTGGGACGGCGGGGAGGGGCTGCTCGCCATCTACAACTACGCGTCGACCGCGCTGATCACCGCGAACGTGCACCACGACGTCGACGCGACACGGCAGTGCATCCGTCTGCTCGAGCCGCTCCGTGCCGCGTGGCACGACGCCGCCGCGGCGTTGCCCGCGTCGGCGACGGCGACCGGGACCGGGGGAGCACTCGGTGTCGCCTGAGTGGTCGACGCCCGGCGAGCAGTCCGGTCAGGATCGCGGCGACGCAGCGACCGTGGACGCGCACTCGGCGTGGGACCGCGTCCTCACCGACCTCGAGGTCGCGGTCGCCCGCGCCGACGCCGTCGGCGTCGCGGTCCCGGCGTGGACCCCGCCGACCGGACTGGGACGGATCCCGCGCGAGCTCGTGGGTCGGGCCTCCCGGCTGCTCGCAGCGCAGCGGGACGCCGTCGCGCGCGTCGACGCGGCCAGGAGGGACGTCGCCGCGCACCTGGGCGCGCTGCGGTCCGTCGCGTCGTCGCGGGCGCCGGAACCGGCTCGGTACCTCGACGTCACAGGCTGACCGACCCCCGTTCGGGGCGACCGCTTACGTGGGCCGGGCGGTGCGCCGATAGCCCCTCTCGAGCACGGATCGCTCGTCCTCGGCCACGGATCGGCCTCCGCCACCGGCGACCCCTCGTGGTCGCCGTCCTCGTGGAACGGCTGGTCATGCTCGACTCCGTGTCGACCTCGGCGCTGCAGAGCGCGCTCGACGGTCTCTCGCTCCGGCAGAAGGTGATCGCGAACAACGTCGCGAACATCAACACGCCGAACTACCACGCCGAGAAGGTGCAGTTCGAGGACGCGCTCGCCCAGTCCGTCGCGGACGGGAACGGCAGCACGACGCCGACCATCGCGCGGAGCCTCGAGCCGACGAACACGAACGGCAACAACGTCGACCTCGACGAGGAGACGCTGTCGAACGTCGACACGACCCTGCGGTACCAGTTCGCGTCACAGGCGATGAACGCGGAGCTCACGGCGGTCCGCGCGGCGATGCGGACCGACTCGTGACCACGTTCGACGCGATCGGCATCGCGAGCACCGGCCTCACGGTGCACCGGAAGTGGCTCGACGCGATCTCGGACAACATCGCGAACGTCAACACGGTCAAGTCCATGGACGACTCGGCGTTCCAGGCCCGGTACGTCGAGGTCCAGGAGGGCGACGGCGTCTCCGGCGCCTACGTCGAGGGCGCAGCGTTCGGCAGTGCCGCCGGCCGCGTGACCTACGACCCGGACAACCCGCTCGCGAACAAGGAGGGGTACGTCCGGATGCCGGACATCGACCTCGGGACGCAGATGGCGGACCTCATCATGGCCCAGCGCGGCTACCAGGCGAACGCCGCCGTGGTCGACCGTGCCAAGACCGCCTACGAGGCGGCACTCCAGATCGGGAAGAACTGATGCCCATCGACGCCGTCAACGGGGTCACCACGAACGCGCTCTCCGGCGTGTTCGGCACCTCGCAGGCCACCACGCCCGCCACCACCGCCGAGCCCACGACCGGCACCGACGGGTCGTTCGCCACGAGTCTCGGCAACGCGGTGGACGGCCTCCAGTCGCTCGAGAGCCAGTCGAACACGCTCGCCGTCAAGGCCGTGACCGGGAACCTCGACGACATCCACGACGCGACCATCGCCGCCACCCGCGCGCAGGTGACGCTCGAACTCGTCTCCGCCGTGCGGAACAAGGGCGTCGACGCCTTCAACGAGATCATGAGGATGCAGGCCTGATGCCGCTCGCACTCCGCAACGCGTTCGCGCGTCTCGGCGCGACCCTCAAGGGCTTCAGTGTCGCGCAGCGCACCATCGCGGTCATCGGGATCGCGGCCGTCGTGCTCGGCGCGATCGCCCTGACGAGCTGGCTCTCGAAGCCCTCGTACGCGCCGCTGTTCACCGGCCTCGCCGCCACCGACGCGAGCTCGATCACCGACCAGCTGACGACGGACAACGTGCCGTACCAGCTCACCGACGGCGGGGCGACCATCCTCGTGCCCCAGGGCGACGTGTACCAGGAACGCCTCAAGGCGGCCTCGAACGGGCTGCCGTCGTCGAACGAGGGTGGGTACGCACTGCTCGACAAGATGGGCGTCACGGCGTCGGAGTTCCAGCAGAACGTCACGTACAAGCGCGCGATCGAGGGCGAGCTCGCCAAGACGATCAGCGCCATGGACGGCGTGCAGACGGCGTCCGTGCAGCTCGCGATCCCCGAGAAGAGCGTGTTCGTCTCGGAGACCAAGGACCCGACCGCGTCGGTGTTCGTCGAGCCGAAGGCCGGCCAGACGCTGAGCACCGAGCAGGTCCAGGCGATCGTCCACCTGACGAGTGCCGCCGTCGAGGGCATGCAGCCGACCGACGTCTCGGTCGTCGACGCGAAGGGCGACGTGCTCTCGGCCGTCGGCACCGGCACCACCGGCGGGTCCGACGACCAGGCGAGCGACTACGACACCCGCGTCGGCCAGCAGGTCCAGGCACTGCTCGACAAGGTGGTCGGCGCCGGCAACTCCTCGGTCGTCGTCGCGGCGACCATGGACCCGAACTCCGGGACGCGCACCACCGAGTCGTTCGCCCAGCCCACGAGCGGCCCCGTCGCGCTCAACGAGTCCAGCTCGACCGAGAGCTACGACGGCTCCGGCGCCGGCGGATCC
This window harbors:
- a CDS encoding beta-ketoacyl-ACP synthase 3 yields the protein MNDANTPGSRIIGLGHHQPARIMTNDDLAAIVDTNDEWIRTRTGIRTRHIASEADTVTSMAIEAGRAAIADAGIDPAEIDQVFVASTSATDRAPYTAGRVAVALGLTAGPAPIDINTACSGFEYALALADQSIRLGSATTSLVIASEKISGLVDWTDRSTCVLIGDAAGAAVVQRSDTAEIGPVSWGSVPHLLEAVLVDGDPQRFSQEGRSIYRWAITEAEGHARRIVEKAGMTMDEIQVLAFHQANLRIIEPLAKALGGDTKFVITDVQESGNTSAASVPLGLSKAWAAGKLPEGVPALLFGFGGGFAHAGQVVRTPVRRG
- a CDS encoding flagellar assembly protein FliW, translating into MNIPLTFTVPPFGLEPLTSFTLQEVTGAEGLFALAGHGTTAAGTEDPRLFVLDAAVHLPDYTPVITEEQTALLDLRDAGEAMLLVVANPAESGTTVNLLAPVIVNARTGIGAQLILEGQDHPLRAVLARR
- the flgL gene encoding flagellar hook-associated protein FlgL, with amino-acid sequence MLTRVTTQMSMAAAQQRLQTGAARLAQLQDQASSLKNITVPSDDPSGTGKSITVRSAQAQNAQYSRNADDGAGWLATTDSALASVYSVMNKVRDLTVQGSNSGTLNDTDRNAIVTELQGLKQDLLQDANTQYGGRAVFAGNTDASAAYGSDFTYNGSTDGTDVGVQRRIASGTTVRVDTDGSAVFGTGSDSVFSLIDDISSDLQSGADVSARISQVDSRIAAVRGVQGDVGTRHSSVIAAQSTLASRSTDLEGQRSQIEDKDVAKAILDLQLQQTNYQAALAVTAKTLQPTLMDYLS
- the flgK gene encoding flagellar hook-associated protein FlgK, with amino-acid sequence MVSTFGSLATAYSGLSAARAGLDVVGQNIANAGTTGYTRQRITQTSIPPVAATGLLTGTVATAGQGVSVDGIARLATMTLDTQVRASASASGYASARSSALSDLETSLNEPGANGLSSQLDTMWSAWSDLQNNPGDTASGGVVLSSATQVASTLRTGSQAIDAQWASARSDVGDAVGQLNTAATQVAALNDRIRTTAAGGGSTNELMDQRDVLTEQMASLSGATVRDNGDGTVDVVIGGNAIVDGTSAHAVAVTGSDTLRGAAASPVTLSWVGGSGSAVTLDGGSIAGTLSVLAPANADGTGGALAEASAGYDRVATALATQVNAVHETGYTPAGATGTDFFAIAAGVPAAQGLTVVPTDAAGIAVRTGDGSYSGSIADTIGQIGSAADAPDRTWSDVVTGIGTTSRTAATQTTLTGLAATSAKTQQQSGAGVDLDEENVNLLTYQHAYQGAARVLTAVDQMLDTLINHVGVVGIS
- a CDS encoding flagellar protein FlgN codes for the protein MGMNELSAVLWRERELLELLTFKLEEEQLLLTAGRSRWVDHASREVEQVLERLRAVGLERSVESAAVAEHLGAPTDAPLREIVSAAAPEGPWGEILAAHLRAMIELTAQVAALRDENERFLRAAARATQETLAGAVGEVATYDGRGSADAGAAGAHFFDGSL
- a CDS encoding sigma-70 family RNA polymerase sigma factor, which gives rise to MDRTARNALVVENLPLVGYLVAEVCARATHLSRDDMASVGALALVTAADAYDPSLGVPFGAYARTRITGAFADDMRAGDWASRGTRKRIKETLAVQDTLTAQLGRAVSVQELADAMGVDRQSAADALADAGRTVTTIDETVHDSLAAEVPLPGDDLLATERTRYLRAAVAALPERMRFIVEAVYFGDRTVTEVAEELGITHSAVSQQRSEAMRLLHDGLTAHYGDSDDVVVEPRSRTTAARRSAYLARVASNAAVGMARAVIEPLAGTAAAAS
- a CDS encoding flagellin, translating into MGMSINTNLSALDTYRNLNATQNDLSNSLEKLSSGLRINKAADDAAGLSISEGLKSQVGGLTVAARNAQDGISVVQTAEGGLTEVHSILQRMRDLAVQAGNDSNNADSRTAITTEVSSLQSELSRIASSTNFNGTSLLNSNSTLKFQVGANGDANSQISVDLSGANVNKVVDALGATQSDGTAFTIKSGTNINTAFQGKSLSFEAGKGTSSDLKVTTGTLTGSNADGTFTSVDDLVSSLNGDATFSKNFTATAVKDVNGATTGFNVRANDGSAVDTASPLGTADTTGTLTGAAGSSTTGLQFDTADHAQAAIRAIDAQITAVSTARSNLGAVQNRFDHAINVTNVAKENLTAAQSRITDVDMAEEMVNYTRDNILSQAGTAMLAQANQSTQGVLSLLK
- the fliD gene encoding flagellar filament capping protein FliD, whose product is MSTTSALTTTSTSASGTLGIDGLASGLDTTSIINSLMSIEQLPQSLLQDKVTSTSAFISSLQTINGLFATMATKATAAATSTSLNLLTASSSSSAVTASVSSTAAAGSVSFTVGSTAAAQVGVTAAMTTWSSSAPTLTLVSASGAKTEISPASGSLDDVVSAINKAGAGVTATKVAAGTTADGTKQYRLQLTATASGSAGAFTLYRGSGSDVDAGTATNVLTESGAAVVQQASDASVTLWAGTAAAQTITSSTNTFTDLVPGLTVNVSAVSASPVTVTVAQDTTKATAVASGLVDALNAITSYYSSNTSVSTSTSATDGSQSTTAGVLLGDATTRDAVQQITSAMSTPVNGQSPSSIGIEITKDGDFTFDSDAFRAALATDPAGTQKILSGLAQNVANVANGASDKYSGSITTAITGQQSVVTDLNQQISDWDTRLADRRATLQEEYTNLETNLSTLKSQSTWLTSQISSLPSYSSSSK
- the fliS gene encoding flagellar export chaperone FliS; translated protein: MNAFDLASAAAFRRAAAEGTAADDRRRAQYATQSVLSATPAQLVTMLYDRLLLDLHRAEQAQTTADWSTAREQLMHAQAIVGELSTSLRIDVWDGGEGLLAIYNYASTALITANVHHDVDATRQCIRLLEPLRAAWHDAAAALPASATATGTGGALGVA